Genomic window (bacterium):
CCCATATCATATGGACGCAGTTGGACTACCCAATGACCGGCTGCATAGGGGTCAGTGATTGAGCGCCCGACATAGTCGGGCCGCTGGTCAGGATGCTCTTTTGTTATGACCGGCGCAGTCAACTGTAGACCAACAAGGTCAAAATGGAAAAGGAGGCAGAGATGAGAAATGGAGCGAGAGCTGCTGCGGTGCTGCTGCTCGCAATGACTGTGGTCGCGGGCGTGGGCTGCGCGCTGGGCGAGACGCTTTCCGTCACGCCCGGCGATGTCGTCGTGATAACAGGTACTGTCGGGGAACAGAACGTGGCGCGAGTTGTGCTCCGCGTGGACGTACCCGAGCAGGTGCAGAGCGCCAGAATCGACTTCACTGAGCTAACATTTCCCGCGTTTCTAGGTGACACGAGCCCGGCGGTCGTCACAGTCGCGGCTCATTGCGCTCAGACATCGTGGGATGGCGGCGGAGTAACTTGGTCGGCGCCGTGGAGTCGGCCGGGGGGTGACTTCGACTCCGTGGCTTGTGCGCGTTACGCATCGTTGCCCGGCCGCACGCATCCCGTGGTGCTGGATATCACCAAGGCAGTGCGGGACTGGCAGCACGGAAGGAACAACTATGGTCTGTTCCTGAAGCGGCCGGACGCGGAGGGCGGCGGATTCCTGGGCGAGCGGGACCGTCTACGCACCGCCCTCAACTCAGCCCGCGTGAAGTTCTACTTTACGCCAGTTCAACAATAACCAGAGCGCAGAGCGACTATGCGCTCATTGGCTGTCCTCGTGGTGCTGCTGGCGCTCTCGGCCTGCGCCCTCGGCTCAGGCTGGGTCGGGCAGGGCAGGGTCGACGGACCAAACGACGGCCCTGCGGACCAGCAACCAGTAGTGGGCGTTGACCCTACGGGCCGACCCTGGGTGGTGTGGAACACAAACGCGACGGACACATCACTCCTCTATTCCACGTGGAACGGGACCAGTTGGGGAAGGGGACGGGCAGTAAGCGCGAACGACTCTGGCGTATGGGGACAACTGCTGCCGGACGTAGCATTCGATGGGCAGGATAGGGCCTGGCTAGTCTGGAACAATGGCTATGAAAACAACAGCAGTGTCATCGCTGCCTGTCACTGGGATGACTCTCAATGGAGCGCGGAACAGCAGGTCAGTCCACCGGATTCGGACTTGACCGATGTGTACTTCGCACCGAGGGTTAGCTGCGGAGGCGGACAGGTCTGGTGCGTCTGGTACGGAGGACCAAGCGATGCGTTGCCTTACTCGGTGTATGCCAGCCGCTGGGACAGTCTGAAAGGTCGCTGGGGGCAAGAGACGCGCGTGAGTCCGCCGGACGGCAACGACCATTGGTGGTGCGACGTAGCAGTTGATTCTTTGGGGACTCCTCACGTTGTCTGGTGCACGCATCCCTTGTATACAGTTTTCTACAGCTACTTCGACGGCCAGCGGTGGGTCGCGCCGACTCCGGTGAACGACACGACGCAATTCACTGCCTCGCCTTGGGCCAGTCCTCGCATCGTGATAGACCGCACCGGC
Coding sequences:
- a CDS encoding DNRLRE domain-containing protein, with the protein product MRNGARAAAVLLLAMTVVAGVGCALGETLSVTPGDVVVITGTVGEQNVARVVLRVDVPEQVQSARIDFTELTFPAFLGDTSPAVVTVAAHCAQTSWDGGGVTWSAPWSRPGGDFDSVACARYASLPGRTHPVVLDITKAVRDWQHGRNNYGLFLKRPDAEGGGFLGERDRLRTALNSARVKFYFTPVQQ
- a CDS encoding FlgD immunoglobulin-like domain containing protein translates to MRSLAVLVVLLALSACALGSGWVGQGRVDGPNDGPADQQPVVGVDPTGRPWVVWNTNATDTSLLYSTWNGTSWGRGRAVSANDSGVWGQLLPDVAFDGQDRAWLVWNNGYENNSSVIAACHWDDSQWSAEQQVSPPDSDLTDVYFAPRVSCGGGQVWCVWYGGPSDALPYSVYASRWDSLKGRWGQETRVSPPDGNDHWWCDVAVDSLGTPHVVWCTHPLYTVFYSYFDGQRWVAPTPVNDTTQFTASPWASPRIVIDRTGVMQLCFTGAKVGASHRDILYTQDKGSGWLPCQMVTHDSVHDVWYSDIAADRPDNVWIAYDRQGEGTDQFRVYATHLDGHAWSSEQRLSSGMSSRNQGPALALDAGNLPWVVWQGVDSASGHYGIYYDRYASAGVAEGAALTPPVAALTQTYMLPHGCAVTYDLLRPAHVRLDVYSLTGRLVRSIDEPETGAGRHAAVWDGKGSRGRNVSAGVYVCRLQLGEEATTVKLVLVRH